The proteins below come from a single Eremothecium sinecaudum strain ATCC 58844 chromosome II, complete sequence genomic window:
- the MIC60 gene encoding Mic60p (Syntenic homolog of Ashbya gossypii AFR106C; Syntenic homolog of Saccharomyces cerevisiae YKR016W (FCJ1)), which produces MLRFRIIGARRLSSSVTPVTVRRSHPIRNFVLKTASAVCLFYGAGLALAVNNDKANEIFVENIPYAEGLVDAYENYRAGIWPSVNVSDVTRKIKDSYNYIRNPIGGIQREEPVMVRKEPTLAAIPRQPMAKLILPTIEVDDMHLAVSELVSSLNASIQAVNDKCLEIPQESFYAILGSYGVIAQAIKSMNNEVGSAISKELTQKTVEAMKDLNEKFAREMKTKSLELSQEYMKNFEAFKKQLEQSTQEQLQADLKAHEQALLARQRNEVAQLSIKQVEEFNKIIETKLEKERNGRLANLQELDQAVSSLIPLFEVLEQRAVKKECLTQLNNVVNSLRTKLSLASDTPVDLAQDIQKLRSLTDVLPTESKCCSNPSLIEIAVSELESKNSYQVASQEQLYNRWLLLQPELKTTSLLPPNAGFLGHLTARLFSTLLFTKEGFSTTRDMDSIIARVTENLRTNRLDKALGDVVDMTGWSRKCTEDWIHLARQRLEVLALIDVIDSEIKTL; this is translated from the coding sequence ATGTTAAGATTCAGGATAATTGGTGCCAGGCGGTTATCATCTTCTGTGACCCCTGTGACGGTTAGACGGTCTCATCCAATTCGgaattttgttttaaagACGGCATCGGCTGTTTGTTTGTTCTACGGAGCAGGTTTAGCACTTGCTGTCAATAATGATAAGGCTAATGAAATATTTGTAGAGAATATCCCTTATGCCGAGGGTTTAGTTGATGCTTATGAGAATTATCGCGCTGGAATATGGCCTTCTGTTAATGTGTCCGACGTGACGCGGAAGATAAAGGACAGCTACAACTATATTAGAAATCCTATAGGTGGTATACAAAGAGAGGAGCCGGTTATGGTAAGGAAGGAACCTACTTTGGCTGCTATTCCAAGGCAGCCAATGGCTAAGTTGATTCTTCCAACAATTGAGGTTGACGATATGCATTTGGCTGTTAGCGAATTGGTTAGCTCCTTGAATGCCTCAATCCAGGCGGTCAATGACAAATGTTTGGAAATCCCACAGGAGAGTTTTTACGCCATCTTAGGGTCTTATGGTGTTATTGCACAGGCGATCAAATCCATGAACAATGAGGTTGGTTCCGCAATTTCGAAGGAACTAACGCAGAAAACTGTTGAAGCAATGAAAGACTTAAATGAAAAGTTTGCCCGTGAAATGAAGACGAAGAGTTTAGAACTTTCCCAAGAGTACatgaagaactttgaagCCTTCAAGAAGCAATTGGAGCAGTCTACGCAAGAGCAATTACAGGCTGATCTAAAGGCACATGAACAAGCTCTTTTAGCAAGACAGCGCAATGAAGTGGCTCAATTGTCTATCAAGCAGGTCGAAGAGTTTAACAAGATTATTGAGACTAAGCTTGAGAAGGAAAGAAATGGCAGACTCGCCAACTTGCAGGAGCTTGACCAGGCTGTTAGCTCCCTAATCCCTCTTTTCGAGGTCTTGGAACAGCGCGCTGTCAAGAAAGAGTGCTTAACGCAATTGAACAACGTAGTAAACTCACTCAGAACAAAGCTATCCCTGGCTTCTGACACTCCTGTCGACTTGGCCCAAGATATTCAAAAATTAAGATCTCTCACCGACGTTTTGCCAACTGAGTCCAAGTGCTGTTCTAATCCTTCGTTAATAGAAATTGCCGTTTCAGAGTTAGAGTCCAAAAATAGCTACCAAGTTGCGTCCCAGGAACAGCTCTACAACAGATGGCTGCTACTACAACCAGAGCTCAAGACGACTTCCCTTCTACCACCAAATGCCGGTTTCTTGGGTCACTTGACTGCAAGACTATTCTCTACTCTGCTCTTCACCAAAGAGGGCTTCTCAACAACCAGGGACATGGACTCTATCATTGCCAGGGTTACCGAGAACTTGCGTACCAATAGATTGGACAAGGCATTAGGCGATGTGGTAGATATGACAGGATGGTCTAGAAAATGTACAGAAGACTGGATCCACCTAGCACGCCAAAGATTGGAGGTTCTAGCTTTGATTGATGTGATTGACTCTGAAATCAAGACATTGTAA
- the ARP4 gene encoding Arp4p (Syntenic homolog of Ashbya gossypii AFR105C; Syntenic homolog of Saccharomyces cerevisiae YJL081C (ARP4)), with protein sequence MSNSAVQAYGGDEITAIIIDPGSFTTNIGYSGTDCPQAILPSKYGQFTNDSSKPVIFNEQAMMIPREDYEIKNIVANGEVVDWDKAQEQWEWAIKSELKFESNKGLPAFVTEPIWNSEDNRKKLLEVLLEGMDFEACYVTPIATAVSFAMGRPTCLVVDIGHDVTSVSPVIDGMTLSKSSRRSYIAGALLNELIKKRLAPKEVIPLFQVAKKRPEFVRRKFDFDIHPSLVHMANERQFFQEFKETLLQVAPTTLDKFKPELEQLAKRSVEAPWGEELVFDSVSRFSYAEQLFRPDGSQFPSEWPVSVDGIVETWHNDYIPLKRNKPGAANSTKEKEGTADATPIPDESSVTPSEHVNENGKRAIEEDAAEAKNEIAGLADLIHSSIMSTDVDLRTTLAHNVVITGGSSAIPGLTDRILAELNISLPALKFRMLASGQTRERQYQAWLGGSILASLGTFHQLWVGKEEYAEVGADRLLKDRFR encoded by the coding sequence ATGTCGAATTCTGCAGTACAAGCTTATGGTGGCGATGAGATTACGGCAATAATCATTGACCCAGGATCATTCACAACTAACATTGGTTATTCCGGTACGGACTGCCCTCAGGCAATTCTGCCATCAAAGTATGGTCAATTTACCAATGATAGCTCTAAACCGGTTATTTTTAATGAACAAGCGATGATGATACCTAGAGAAGACTATGAAATTAAAAACATTGTTGCTAATGGCGAAGTTGTAGATTGGGATAAAGCCCAAGAACAGTGGGAATGGGCAATTAAGTCTGAGTTGAAGTTTGAGTCTAATAAAGGACTGCCAGCATTTGTTACTGAGCCAATTTGGAATTCCGAAGATAATAGGAAGAAGCTTCTGGAAGTACTTCTAGAAGGTATGGATTTTGAGGCATGTTATGTCACACCGATTGCAACGGCTGTATCTTTTGCAATGGGCCGTCCTACTTGTCTGGTAGTTGACATTGGACATGATGTGACATCTGTTAGTCCTGTTATTGACGGTATGACCTTGTCGAAAAGTTCTCGTAGAAGTTACATTGCTGGTGCGTTGTTGAATGAGTTAATCAAGAAGAGGCTCGCGCCAAAGGAGGTAATTCCACTTTTCCAGGTTGCGAAGAAGCGTCCCGAGTTTGTAAGACGTAAGTTTGATTTTGATATCCATCCTTCGTTGGTGCATATGGCAAATGAGAGACAGTTTTTTCAGGAATTCAAGGAAACACTGCTACAAGTGGCTCCTACGACGTTAGATAAGTTCAAACCTGAGCTTgaacaactagcaaagAGATCAGTCGAAGCACCTTGGGGCGAGGAGCTTGTATTTGACAGTGTGTCCCGTTTTTCGTATGCTGAGCAACTATTTAGACCTGACGGCTCACAGTTTCCTAGTGAATGGCCGGTTTCTGTTGATGGTATTGTTGAAACTTGGCACAATGACTATATTCCATTGAAAAGAAATAAGCCAGGTGCTGCTAATAGTACTAAGGAGAAAGAAGGTACTGCAGATGCTACCCCTATCCCTGATGAAAGTAGCGTTACGCCTTCTGAGCATGTAAATGAAAATGGCAAGAGAGCAATAGAGGAAGACGCAGCCGAGGCCAAAAATGAAATTGCCGGACTTGCAGATTTAATACATTCGTCCATAATGTCTACCGATGTTGACTTGCGTACGACCCTTGCTCATAATGTTGTTATTACTGGTGGATCATCAGCCATTCCTGGCTTGACTGATCGGATTTTAGCAGAACTTAATATATCGCTACCAGCGCTCAAGTTTAGAATGTTAGCTTCGGGGCAAACAAGAGAACGACAATACCAAGCATGGCTCGGTGGAAGTATCCTGGCAAGTCTGGGAACTTTCCATCAGCTATGGGTTGGTAAGGAGGAATACGCGGAAGTGGGCGCTGACAGGCTCTTGAAGGATAGATTTAGGTAG
- the HEL1 gene encoding E3 ubiquitin-protein ligase HEL1 (Syntenic homolog of Ashbya gossypii AFR104W; Syntenic homolog of Saccharomyces cerevisiae YKR017C): MDTFNETDSDDVYEYQEEESYDEQLFKSDSDDVSGQLANSMGSLSVSNSSRTQLWPYRKGDSLDVSIAHNGYNMAVTKDAPISTADYLCLTDKELYEMIEERAGLLKQVLDLSLSSVIVLLQKYNLDEERLIEEYTENAESVLKASGLQGNESQDKLVQKHIRSNFSCFICCELYDSVPTFSLHCGHEYCLECYRRYVKDKIHAGKVINCMGCDLALKDNDIDEIMGDSGSSSLHMLSSIRTFIQSHSKNYKRCPDKDCEYIIYLPNNLNLVYPGKYEKPTYVTCYKNHRFCFNCSLEVHEPCDCTMASIWVKKAQTESENLNLVLRNIKACPKCKANIEKDGGCNHLKCGNCSHEFCWVCEEDWNKHSNGFYQCLLYDGEKKHGKGTHDELIGSKYSHYYKAFGLHESSIQLDMKLGHNIQQKTESMQYRLGLSSIECQFVPDAVRLLITSRNVLKWSFAFAYFLDRSHNMCKIFEQHQMELAKLVEDLAQLLVVEEMQEILPRKKALYDISALVEKRTRALVGSGEDLIKGNVCMSRIMRERK, translated from the coding sequence ATGGACACTTTCAATGAAACAGATAGCGATGATGTGTATGAGTACCAAGAGGAGGAGTCCTATGATGAGCAATTATTCAAATCAGATAGCGATGATGTTAGCGGTCAGTTAGCAAATTCCATGGGATCTTTGAGTGTATCGAACTCCAGCAGAACTCAGTTATGGCCTTATAGGAAGGGAGATAGCTTAGATGTCAGTATAGCCCATAATGGATATAATATGGCAGTTACTAAAGATGCGCCTATATCGACAGCTGACTACTTATGCTTGACAGATAAGGAATTGTATGAGATGATAGAAGAGAGGGCAGGGTTGTTAAAACAGGTTTTGGACCTTTCGCTCTCCAGTGTGATCGTACTACTGCAAAAGTATAATTTAGATGAGGAAAGATTGATTGAAGAGTATACTGAAAACGCTGAGTCTGTTTTAAAGGCTTCTGGATTGCAAGGTAATGAATCTCAAGATAAATTAGTTCAAAAGCATATTCGAAGTAACTTCTCTTGCTTTATATGTTGTGAGTTGTATGATTCAGTACCCACGTTTTCTCTACATTGTGGCCACGAGTATTGTCTAGAATGTTACCGGCGCTATGTTAAAGATAAAATACATGCTGGGAAAGTGATAAATTGTATGGGATGTGATTTGGCACTAAAGGATAATGATATAGATGAAATTATGGGTGACTCTGGTTCTAGTTCCTTACATATGCTCTCGTCCATCAGAACCTTTATTCAAAGCCATTCTAAAAACTACAAGCGATGCCCAGATAAAGACTGTGaatatattatttatttacCGAACAACCTGAATTTGGTATATCCAGGCAAGTACGAGAAGCCTACGTATGTCACTTGCTATAAAAACCATAGGTTTTGCTTCAATTGTTCATTAGAAGTACATGAGCCTTGCGATTGCACAATGGCTTCAATTTGGGTTAAGAAAGCTCAAACTGAGTCAGAAAATCTGAACCTGGTATTGCGTAATATAAAAGCTTGCCCAAAATGCAAAGCTAATATTGAGAAAGATGGTGGTTGTAATCATCTAAAATGTGGGAATTGTTCGCATGAGTTCTGCTGGGTTTGCGAAGAAGATTGGAATAAACATTCTAACGGGTTTTATCAATGTTTACTATACGACGGTGAAAAGAAACATGGAAAGGGTACTCACGATGAATTAATTGGAAGTAAATATTCTCACTATTACAAGGCATTTGGACTACATGAGAGCTCTATACAACTTGATATGAAGCTCGGGCATAATATACAACAAAAAACAGAATCTATGCAATATAGATTGGGGCTTTCATCCATTGAATGTCAATTCGTCCCAGATGCGGTGCGACTCCTAATTACGAGCCGTAACGTGCTCAAATGGTCATTTGCATTTGCCTATTTTTTGGACCGTTCGCATAATATGTGTAAGATTTTTGAACAACATCAAATGGAGCTGGCCAAACTTGTTGAAGATTTAGCTCAGTTACTAGTAGTTGAAGAAATGCAAGAAATATTACCTCGTAAAAAAGCGTTGTATGATATATCGGCACTCGTCGAGAAAAGAACGAGGGCTTTAGTAGGTAGTGGGGAAGATCTTATAAAAGGAAATGTTTGTATGTCAAGGATAATGCGTGAACGCAAGTAG
- the TAX4 gene encoding Tax4p (Syntenic homolog of Ashbya gossypii AFR103W; Syntenic homolog of Saccharomyces cerevisiae YJL083W (TAX4) and YKR019C (IRS4)), translated as MKQSRYDNGSPGEQPAPNSASLIAAKAMFKKYSDGNTDNCGTGVVAGSGVLHRRDKIGRSITSPVGGKSIKGGTSGSTPQMQHVEKTAQSPRSMRQGSGCVSDDGLSALAAVAAASKAVQSPMRSAAKSSLQIENEPLQSPFLLSHPQRLVSGLGSVAQSNDSSMSLLTSGTESQGSFDKIINTIRQNEAFPHITMDSPSQRSMPPGYLFSPSAAAQRLASVNSDTNVLMGPDSRITIPPIRISTPPVSTEMRTSLRVPSIYRQRPSNDLQSIVSSMADTALSDNGEALPKHSSLTPHYNHTASSIMSSPTRHLRRIPPPKLNMSDSDMASVRILRSTSSSLSSTANNEAGHSSDDSDSEYTEDEDSSSDEEYSGYEDVDEYLQLRNETNQGLESPNLEESENESLEGVNPRYAHGANPKEVTIANVSYSTLNKIPMNLKYSGTLPNLIPNYQRKQSKWLKFFRRTKAAADPSSSLPVSQIYAENDTALIKSKLDVRFQTTMRGILNDSAISETSYLQEYDSDDSDSYVVDKSKALKKHSKKSGKRRERIRNNLRYRGAFDEDKPWKSHLDLGYVTERERKRYEGMWVTNKDTYLELLPWWKDRNSRGVVIPEDGLMINIVVSDIWSKSNLPKDTLAQIYQMVDTRHDGTLDRNSFVVGMWLVDQSLYGRKLPRQIDSRVWDSVSKYVINVSNANENPKHHHRTRKKLLKKELKMIKKESKSYHS; from the coding sequence ATGAAGCAGTCAAGGTATGATAACGGCTCCCCTGGGGAGCAGCCTGCTCCAAATAGCGCATCGTTAATAGCTGCGAAGGCTATGTTCAAAAAGTACTCAGACGGTAATACTGATAATTGCGGTACAGGGGTGGTCGCTGGTAGTGGTGTCTTGCATAGGAGAGATAAAATAGGGCGTTCTATTACTTCGCCAGTCGGTGGGAAGAGTATTAAGGGTGGTACTAGTGGGTCAACACCACAGATGCAACATGTAGAAAAAACGGCACAGTCGCCCAGATCGATGAGGCAAGGTAGTGGATGTGTTAGTGATGATGGACTGAGCGCTTTGGCAGCGGTAGCAGCTGCCTCGAAAGCGGTTCAGAGTCCGATGCGGTCAGCCGCAAAGTCATCTCTGCAGATAGAAAACGAGCCACTGCAGTCACCGTTCTTGTTGTCGCATCCGCAGCGGCTTGTAAGCGGATTAGGGTCTGTTGCACAATCGAATGATTCCTCTATGTCACTGTTGACCTCTGGGACGGAGTCTCAGGGTAGTTTTGATAAAATCATCAATACCATAAGGCAGAACGAAGCATTTCCGCACATAACCATGGATAGTCCATCACAGAGGTCTATGCCTCCTGGATATCTTTTCAGTCCATCTGCAGCAGCTCAGCGGCTAGCTAGTGTTAATTCTGATACTAATGTTCTTATGGGCCCGGATAGTCGGATTACCATCCCTCCTATACGTATAAGCACACCTCCTGTCTCCACAGAGATGAGGACGTCATTGAGAGTACCTTCTATCTATAGACAGCGTCCCAGCAATGACTTACAGAGTATAGTGTCTTCCATGGCCGATACAGCTTTATCGGATAATGGCGAGGCGCTGCCAAAGCATTCGTCACTAACACCTCATTACAATCACACTGCATCCAGTATCATGTCGTCGCCTACCAGACATTTGAGACGAATTCCCCCTCCAAAGCTGAACATGAGCGATTCTGATATGGCTAGTGTGCGAATACTGAGATCGACTTCGTCTTCACTATCATCGACAGCTAACAATGAAGCTGGTCACAGTTCAGATGACAGCGACTCAGAATATACAGAAGACGAAGATAGTAGCTCTGATGAGGAATATTCTGGGTACGAAGATGTCGATGAATACTTACAGTTACGAAATGAAACTAATCAAGGATTGGAGAGCCCCAATCTGGAAGAATCAGAAAATGAATCACTAGAAGGCGTGAATCCAAGGTATGCGCATGGTGCAAACCCAAAGGAGGTGACTATTGCCAACGTTTCTTACTCTACATTGAATAAAATTCCAATGAATTTGAAATACAGCGGCACGTTACCCAACCTTATACCTAATTATCAGCGGAAGCAATCGAAATGGCTTAAGTTCTTTCGTCGAACTAAGGCAGCAGCAGATCCGTCATCATCTCTACCAGTGTCCCAAATATATGCGGAAAACGACACTGCTTTAATAAAAAGTAAACTGGATGTTCGATTCCAGACAACAATGAGGGGAATTCTAAACGACAGCGCAATCAGCGAAACTTCTTATTTGCAGGAATACGATAGTGACGACTCTGATAGTTACGTTGTAGATAAAAGCAAAGCTTTAAAGAAGCACAGTAAGAAATCGGGAAAAAGACGTGAGCGTATCCGTAACAATCTTAGATATAGAGGGGCTTTTGATGAGGACAAGCCTTGGAAGTCCCATTTGGACTTGGGCTACGTCACGGAACGCGAACGAAAGCGGTATGAAGGCATGTGGGTTACCAATAAAGACACATATTTGGAGTTATTGCCTTGGTGGAAAGATAGAAATAGCAGGGGTGTAGTGATCCCTGAAGATGGTCTTATGATAAATATTGTGGTTTCTGATATATGGAGCAAGAGCAATTTACCGAAAGATACTTTGGCCCAGATCTATCAAATGGTGGATACGAGACACGATGGCACATTAGATAGGAATTCTTTTGTAGTGGGCATGTGGCTAGTTGATCAATCACTCTACGGAAGGAAATTACCACGACAGATAGACTCTCGAGTTTGGGACAGTGTCAGTAAATATGTGATAAACGTTTCCAATGCAAACGAGAATCCTAAGCATCACCATAGAACAAGAAAAAAGTTATTAAAGAAAGAATTAAAAATGATAAAAAAGGAGTCCAAATCTTATCACTCTTAG
- the VPS51 gene encoding Vps51p (Syntenic homolog of Ashbya gossypii AFR102C; Syntenic homolog of Saccharomyces cerevisiae YKR020W (VPS51)), with amino-acid sequence MAEQITHKKGIRRLDRDKRELLKQYYQLQSSTHEPVSSGTAVTPPGDKQQEEHEEQDNYTEELAANVTKNSLKELLHAHNALLARETAANNSIKNTIYENYYDLVKVNTILGEMGECPIQEKLETLKANMDRISQVRTD; translated from the coding sequence ATGGCAGAACAAATAACACACAAAAAGGGCATTAGAAGGCTAGATCGCGACAAGCGTGAGCTGCTCAAGCAATATTATCAACTCCAATCTTCAACCCATGAGCCGGTCTCATCTGGTACTGCTGTTACGCCACCGGGCGATAAACAACAAGAAGAACACGAGGAACAGGACAACTACACTGAGGAGCTGGCTGCGAATGTGACCAAAAACTCATTGAAAGAGCTACTGCATGCTCATAATGCATTATTAGCGAGAGAAACTGCCGCTAATAACTCTATCAAGAATACTATTTATGAAAATTACTATGATCTGGTAAAGGTTAACACTATTTTGGGGGAAATGGGAGAATGTCCCATACAAGAAAAGCTAGAAACGCTTAAAGCGAATATGGATAGAATATCGCAAGTGCGGACCGACTGA
- the ALY2 gene encoding Aly2p (Syntenic homolog of Ashbya gossypii AFR101C; Syntenic homolog of Saccharomyces cerevisiae YJL084C (ALY2) and YKR021W (ALY1)) — translation MEECDVVRANSSMFPVEKKLDIPRDEQPLAHTGSLQVYIQLAESVIFLQGYNSDQWNEAPPSLLRGSLIVRVLKPTKLKAINLTFRGVGKTSWPEGIPPKHHEFFEEEEFLVHTWPFFQAEDNATNSGETESDLLLSRSNASVYRPLPETPSSGHILMGGRSRSSQRMQTVDELCKRPPMERRSSSLMARSLSFGKLSKKNSSLDVRVGSATSIFSDFISATMSNGSETSLLSRNSHGNSENFVFQPGDYVYSFEHPIIASTPETIHAAYGSVSYTLEVTIERCGAFKHNLHAKVPITLVRTLSSSSVEDTEPIAISRNWENHLHYDIVIASKDIVLDAFLPITLRLMPLDKITLHRIRIYLTETIEYFCRGGKVHRVEPSRIYLLAEHRAPPLEGVAPEAISKARNLGNLLENENGEVVNKDFDYQVFIPERLNYKERLHPDVTYTNIKVNHWLKVGLRLSRIVDDSRKHFEINIDAPIHVLHKLCSHANTLLPSYDSQVTRSSDSCDMANSSALYHSSNVYFPREVVQLPMMSEEDLTADKFNLSPKTLNPLQHNKSRQHMMYHRAALADDINTTGVLNTPELRANIYQPDRLHPELVSPQAIPLSPISSPTLHNSDAEEEDDSPPPFGEDDIDRNDSLDAVPPAPPSYDEVLEEDGIVVVSSNFNRASRGVSSRPRGTSRTAAAVASRSNSPNTDFRMRSSSPFRPGSSALGNRRSTSLDARMTATYKNESFNTLNPVRSTNEDMVSCETNGTRRIPEDNELANDQDTIS, via the coding sequence ATGGAAGAATGCGATGTAGTGCGTGCAAACTCCTCTATGTTCCCCGTAGAGAAGAAGTTGGACATTCCAAGAGACGAGCAGCCATTAGCTCATACAGGATCACTACAGGTTTATATACAGCTTGCTGAATCTGTAATATTCCTACAAGGCTATAATAGTGATCAGTGGAATGAAGCGCCACCGAGTTTGCTCCGGGGTTCTCTTATTGTTAGGGTTCTGAAACCAACCAAACTTAAGGCAATCAACCTAACTTTCCGGGGTGTCGGAAAGACATCTTGGCCGGAGGGGATACCCCCAAAGCACCATGAGTTTTTTGAGGAGGAGGAGTTTTTGGTGCATACTTGGCCTTTTTTCCAGGCAGAAGATAATGCGACGAACAGCGGTGAGACGGAAAGTGATCTGTTGTTATCGCGATCTAATGCGTCAGTTTACCGGCCACTGCCTGAAACACCGTCGTCTGGGCATATTCTGATGGGTGGTCGGTCGCGGTCCAGTCAACGTATGCAGACCGTTGACGAATTGTGCAAGCGCCCCCCGATGGAAAGGCGTTCTTCTTCGCTGATGGCCCGGTCGCTTTCTTTTGGGAAACTTTCAAAGAAGAACAGCTCCCTTGATGTGCGTGTAGGATCTGCTACGAGTATTTTTTCAGACTTTATATCTGCAACGATGTCTAACGGAAGCGAGACATCTTTGCTTTCACGTAACTCGCACGGTAACAGTGAAAACTTTGTATTCCAACCAGGAGACTATGTCTACTCTTTTGAACATCCTATAATTGCTTCTACCCCAGAAACAATACATGCAGCATATGGGTCTGTATCCTATACTTTGGAAGTGACTATTGAGAGGTGTGGTGCGTTTAAGCATAATTTACATGCCAAGGTGCCCATTACACTGGTGCGCACGCTTTCGTCCAGCTCAGTTGAGGATACAGAACCAATAGCTATATCGCGTAACTGGGAAAACCATCTTCACTATGATATTGTAATAGCGTCCAAAGATATTGTGCTGGACGCTTTTCTACCAATTACTTTGCGTTTGATGCCCCTTGATAAAATCACTCTGCATAGAATCCGAATATATCTTACTGAAACCATTGAATACTTCTGCAGGGGTGGCAAAGTTCACAGAGTGGAACCATCTAGGATATACTTGCTAGCGGAGCATAGAGCACCACCGTTGGAAGGTGTTGCTCCTGAAGCGATATCTAAAGCGAGAAACCTGGGAAATTTGCTAGAAAACGAAAATGGTGAGGTGGTAAATAAAGACTTCGACTATCAGGTTTTCATTCCTGAAAGATTAAATTACAAGGAGCGCTTGCATCCAGATGTAACATATACAAATATCAAGGTAAACCATTGGCTAAAGGTTGGCCTGCGCCTTTCGCGGATAGTTGATGATTCACGCAAACATTTTGAAATTAACATAGATGCTCCAATCCATGTGTTACACAAGCTTTGTTCGCATGCAAACACTCTCTTACCTAGCTATGACTCACAGGTTACGAGGTCATCAGACTCATGTGATATGGCGAATTCTTCAGCTTTATACCATAGTTCTAACGTTTATTTCCCAAGAGAGGTTGTTCAGTTACCAATGATGTCCGAGGAGGATCTAACTGCAGATAAATTTAACCTCTCTCCTAAGACGCTAAACCCTTTACAACACAACAAGTCCAGGCAGCATATGATGTATCATAGAGCAGCTTTGGCTGACGATATCAACACCACTGGTGTGCTGAACACACCCGAACTAAGAGCCAATATCTATCAACCGGATAGATTGCACCCTGAACTTGTTTCTCCGCAAGCTATCCCGTTATCCCCAATATCTTCTCCCACGCTGCATAATAGTGAcgctgaagaagaagatgataGCCCCCCTCCTTTTGGAGAAGACGATATAGACAGGAATGATAGCTTGGATGCTGTCCCACCTGCTCCTCCATCTTATGATGAAGTACTAGAAGAAGATGGGATAGTGGTGGTCTCAAGTAATTTTAACAGAGCATCAAGAGGTGTTTCTTCGAGGCCTAGAGGGACGTCAAGAACTGCTGCTGCAGTGGCCTCCAGAAGTAACTCACCAAATACTGACTTTAGGAtgcgttcttcatcgcCCTTCAGACCAGGAAGCTCAGCACTTGGCAACCGACGGAGCACGTCTCTAGATGCGCGCATGACTGCCACTTACAAAAATGAATCTTTTAATACCTTAAACCCAGTACGGTCTACCAACGAAGATATGGTTAGTTGTGAGACGAACGGCACTAGGCGGATACCAGAGGATAATGAATTAGCCAATGATCAAGACACCATCAGCTAA